From a single Phalacrocorax aristotelis chromosome 1, bGulAri2.1, whole genome shotgun sequence genomic region:
- the TCEANC gene encoding transcription elongation factor A N-terminal and central domain-containing protein, translating into MITAQSFSTGGLKMSDQKNILHRAHCIEKLLSENNFQDIEDHLKELEYVDMTTEYLQGTDIAKAVYRVLKSCPSAELKKKAKQLLSRWKALYKNNCAQSVQVKKSVSVYVKEEIEHLCVVPRGQALSEGPCQEEALEPESSKILVPSQTVKNVVRNNAEGSVNQPPSFEEQHIDNEGSKPLVNETSVQQDPMTALRCKCTDLLYKALSGSAKDKEETDKWLELSKEIEEHIFALHAKNDKKYRNCIRSKISNLKNPKSCHLKHNLFSGTLSPKAFAEMTVMEMASNELKQLRALYTESSVQEHQLPQVINGTRTNKIRCRRCEKFDCTVTMIARGTLFLPGWVRNTSPDEQMLTYVICNECGEQWYHSRWICL; encoded by the exons ATGATCACAGCCCAGTCCTTCTCAACTGgtg gtttaaaaatgtctgaccagaaaaatattttacacagaGCCCACTGCATTGAAAAGCTACTGTCTGAGAACAACTTCCAAGATATTGAGGATCATCTTAAAGAACTGGAATATGTTGATATGACCACAGAATATCTTCAGGGAACAGACATTGCTAAGGCTGTATACAGAGTACTCAAGAGCTGCCCTTCAGCCGagttgaaaaagaaagcaaagcagttaTTATCAAGATGGAAAGCGCTTTACAAGAATAACTGTGCTCAGTCAGTGCAAGTTAAAAAGTCAGTTTCTGTGTATGTGAAAGAGGAAATTGAACATCTCTGCGTGGTTCCTAGAGGGCAGGCACTGTCTGAAGGACCATGTCAGGAGGAGGCATTAGAACCTGAGAGTTCTAAAATTTTGGTCCCATCGCAAACTGTTAAAAATGTGGTACGTAACAATGCAGAAGGCAGCGTGAATCAGCCTCCTTCTTTTGAGGAACAACACATTGATAATGAAGGTTCTAAACCTCTTGTTAACGAAACAAGTGTTCAGCAGGATCCGATGACAGCTCTGAGGTGTAAATGTACGGATCTTCTTTATAAAGCTTTGTCTGGTTCTGCCAAAGACAAAGAGGAGACTGATAAATGGCTTGAGCTATCTAAAGAAATCGAAGAACATATTTTTGCTCTTCATGctaaaaatgataaaaagtaTAGAAATTGCATCAGAAGCAAAATCTCTAACCTGAAGAACCCTAAAAGTTGCCACTTAAAACATAACCTTTTTTCAGGGACGTTGAGTCCAAAGGCTTTTGCTGAGATGACAGTGATGGAAATGGCCAGCAATGAACTGAAACAGCTCAGGGCTCTGTACACAGAATCATCTGTTCAGGAGCATCAGCTTCCACAAGTTATTAATGGCACACGGACAAACAAAATAAGGTGTAGGCGCTGTGAAAAATTTGACTGCACGGTCACTATGATCGCCAGAGGAACTCTCTTTCTTCCAGGTTGGGTACGAAACACAAGTCCGGATGAACAAATGTTGACTTATGTTATTTGTAATGAATGCGGAGAACAGTGGTATCACAGCAGATGGATTTGTTTGTAA